One window from the genome of Anopheles merus strain MAF chromosome 3R, AmerM5.1, whole genome shotgun sequence encodes:
- the LOC121596162 gene encoding ras guanine nucleotide exchange factor P-like, with the protein MSKVRRRDVLLIAILVLQLLLALDARRHGDGSVRSIVRAAQLAAKVKRESGNDRIEPQSDDGDDDDDKADEIIYDQRQGDGETNIRLSIKNFQLQLPESELKRLQSSDMVRLIRNSVLRLFGIGMGSDPEPDATSRSPPVAEQPTSTERQPIENFAQSLPELVTSMLQVNGTNVPAKFFLEISDFLMNTNDNDAVDDMRVETNHNQQQQLEQQQLEQQLHRFQQQQQQQHHESPPEQPADGSHFGTEEITIERLENTTNVRNQTITISKKRHQLGPLPTDGSALETVSKENHHTFNTTRNATESSDRFVQTKPIRLETVRRVVVSTNEPLQTLREKVIWKVEQQQQQPSVVGEDGTTAGGH; encoded by the coding sequence ATGTCGAAGGTGAGACGGCGTGACGTACTGTTGATAGCGATTTTAGTGCTCCAGTTGCTGCTGGCGTTAGATGCGCGCCGACACGGCGACGGATCAGTGCGCTCGATCGTGCGAGCCGCTCAGCTGGCAGCGAAAGTGAAACGAGAAAGTGGCAACGATCGGATCGAACCGCAGAGTgacgatggcgatgatgatgatgacaagGCCGACGAGATTATCTACGACCAGCGGCAGGGCGATGGGGAAACCAACATACGGCTGAGCATTAAGAACTTTCAGCTTCAGCTGCCGGAATCAGAGCTGAAGCGTTTGCAAAGCTCCGACATGGTACGATTGATCCGGAACTCGGTGCTTCGTTTGTTTGGCATTGGGATGGGGAGTGATCCCGAACCGGATGCAACCTCGCGTAGTCCCCCAGTCGCCGAGCAGCCGACCTCTACCGAGCGGCAACCGATCGAGAACTTTGCCCAATCGCTACCGGAACTGGTTACCTCGATGTTGCAGGTGAACGGGACCAACGTGCCGGCCAAGTTCTTCCTCGAGATCAGCGACTTTCTGATGAACACGAATGACAATGACGCGGTGGATGATATGCGTGTGGAGACGAAccacaaccagcagcagcaactggagcagcagcagctggagcAACAGTTGCATCggtttcagcagcagcagcagcagcaacaccacgAGTCACCTCCCGAGCAGCCAGCGGATGGGTCACACTTTGGCACGGAAGAGATCACGATCGAGCGGTTAGAAAATACGACCAACGTGAGGAACCAAACCATCACCATTAGCAAGAAGCGGCATCAGCTGGGACCGCTGCCGACCGATGGCAGTGCGCTGGAAACGGTCAGCAAGGAGAACCATCACACGTTCAACACGACCCGGAACGCTACCGAATCGTCGGACCGGTTCGTTCAGACGAAACCGATACGGCTGGAAACGGTGCGACGTGTGGTGGTTTCTACGAACGAGCCGCTTCAAACGCTGCGGGAAAAGGTCATCTGGAaggtggagcagcagcagcagcagccatcgGTGGTGGGTGAAGATGGGACGACTGCTGGTGGACACTAA
- the LOC121596321 gene encoding uncharacterized protein LOC121596321 — protein MNRPASGHRLVAFLLPLLLAQAVVRIHSLPIPSILDDDSDYDDSYEYDYDIVFDQRQNGTANVHVSVDGVMLALPAPEMPPSASLAGATLLDLFASQLAAAGESEDDSSEESYGTISGSSSSSSTGTSSPSSTTAASLSTTTTTVAPSASPLIASDPFPYQALPANLPASLLGQGLSFFFNPKQGEIPFRLNAGGGSTKPAAAAAIPIVITKLDKAPGVRDTESAESNEDSREVEEPAVQQTASKQQGGKRKRKHKRKYKVRVANLLRPLLKRTVLVQ, from the exons ATGAATCGACCTGCGAGTGGCCATCGATTGGTGGCATTTCTGCTACCACTTTTGCTCGCCCAAGCCGTAGTTCGAATCCATTCCCTACCCATCCCGAGCATACTCGACGATGACAGTGATTACGATGATAGCTACGAATACGACTACGACATAGTGTTCGATCAGCGCCAGAACGGAACGGCCAACGTACACGTGTCGGTCGATGGGGTTATGCTTGCGCTCCCCGCCCCAGAAATGCCACCGTCCGCTTCGCTTGCCGGGGCGACCCTGCTGGATCTGTTCGCTTCACAGCTTGCAGCGGCCGGTGAATCCGAAGACGACAGCTCGGAAGAATCGTACGGTACCATATCGGGATCGTCCTCTTCTTCCTCCACTGGTACGAGCTCGCCGTCTTCGACTACTGCGGCCTCCCTCAGTACTACCACAACGACGGTGGCTCCCTCTGCCAGCCCCTTGATCGCTAGTGATCCCTTCCCGTATCAAGCATTGCCCGCGAATCTTCCCGCCAGCCTGCTCGGCCAAGGACTGTCGTTCTTTTTCAACCCAAAGCAGGGCGAAATTCCGTTCCGTCTTAATGCCGGCGGTGGGTCGACGaagccggctgctgctgctgccattcCGATCGTAATAACCAAGCTGGACAAAGCGCCCGGCGTGAGGGATACAGAGTCGGCCGAATCGAACGAGGATAGCCGTGAGGTTGAGGAGCCGGCAGTGCAGCAAACGGCCAGCAAACAGCAGGGCGGAAAGAGAAAGCGCAAGCATAAGCGGAA GTACAAGGTGCGCGTGGCTAACCTGCTGAGACCGTTGCTGAAGCGAACTGTTCTTGTACAGTGA
- the LOC121597346 gene encoding suppressor protein SRP40, giving the protein MLRFALLFVALAAFVAAGPTVRKDEAANAITPPTEPEEVEVKPSEESVKLPVSNDEPANDATSTTTASETKPTESVSTTTVPSTTGEASPSPSPTTSSSTTTKAPTTAASVTSSVPTTKPPRKTITFDQRQEGKYNIRADLENFVIVVVPSGSSSGASLLDLLTRSAHKKDALHQTRKASHKRKHHKAHSAAQKKIAQATPEVIVLDETHQRSGQLEAEEFIEGRTPYKVDLSSSARSVDGADSNDHHHHQAAAAAAAAAGNKPSSFTFSLEPSVAASRLVRFPSGNYPQPQADGRALRFGGHPNTNTLAATTSSNNPSGSSTSATNNLRLLLPGDGDNAQSRRDGNSLLVLRPGSGSDGGAIGRDADPGDDRLQSAGGYLPPATVLVEPYHSYHAPSSFDSLEYEPARSDVDMTQLQLEPDYREYDELTPIGDETDGGLVGDWEELRLLGAQEQCGPDRKRDSYGVCQFVQP; this is encoded by the coding sequence ATGCTACGATTTGCGCTGCTGTTCGTAGCACTGGCGGCATTCGTGGCCGCCGGGCCTACGGTAAGAAAGGATGAGGCTgcgaacgccataacgccccCCACGGAACCCGAGGAAGTCGAAGTGAAACCAAGCGAGGAATCTGTCAAGCTTCCGGTCAGTAACGATGAGCCAGCGAACGATGCCACCAGTACCACCACGGCGAGCGAGACGAAACCCACGGAAAGCGTTTCCACCACAACGGTACCCTCGACAACGGGCGAAGCATCGCCATCGCCATCCCCGACCACCTCATCCTCGACCACCACGAAAGCACCCACCACGGCCGCTAGTGTGACGTCCTCGGTGCCAACGACCAAACCTCCCCGCAAGACGATCACGTTCGATCAGCGCCAGGAAGGGAAGTACAACATTCGGGCCGATTTGGAAAACTTTGTGATCGTGGTCGTACCGTCCGGTTCGTCGTCTGGCGCTTCCCTGCTCGATCTGCTGACCCGCTCCGCCCACAAGAAGGACGCCCTGCACCAAACGCGCAAAGCGTCGCACAAGCGCAAGCACCACAAAGCTCACTCGGCCGCCCAGAAGAAGATCGCCCAAGCAACGCCGGAGGTGATCGTGCTGGACGAAACGCACCAGCGGTCGGGCCAGCTCGAGGCGGAAGAGTTCATCGAGGGCCGCACACCGTACAAGGTGGATCTGTCGAGCAGTGCGCGCAGTGTCGATGGGGCGGATAGCAAtgatcatcaccaccatcaggcagcagcagcagcagcagcagcagcaggcaacaAACCATCATCGTTCACGTTCAGCCTGGAACCGTCGGTAGCGGCGAGCCGTTTGGTTCGCTTCCCGTCAGGTAACTATCCCCAGCCGCAGGCCGACGGGCGAGCGCTGCGGTTCGGCGGACATCCTAACACTAACACCCTGGCAGCCACCACCAGTAGCAATAATCCTAGCGGTAGTAGTACTAGTGCGACTAACAACCTGCGCCTTCTTCTTCCTGGTGATGGGGACAACGCGCAATCACGGCGTGACGGTAACTCCCTGCTAGTGCTTCGTCCGGGCAGCGGCAGCGACGGCGGTGCGATCGGGCGCGATGCCGACCCGGGTGACGATCGGCTGCAGTCGGCGGGCGGCTACCTTCCACCGGCCACCGTACTGGTCGAGCCTTACCATTCTTACCATGCACCTTCCTCCTTCGACAGCCTAGAGTACGAGCCGGCGCGCTCCGACGTTGACATGACGCAGCTGCAGCTCGAGCCGGACTACCGGGAGTACGACGAGCTGACGCCGATCGGGGACGAGACGGACGGTGGACTGGTGGGGGATTGGGAGGAGCTGCGGCTACTCGGTGCCCAGGAGCAGTGCGGTCCGGACCGGAAGCGGGACAGTTACGGCGTGTGTCAGTTCGTGCAGCCGTGA
- the LOC121596546 gene encoding ethanolaminephosphotransferase 1, whose amino-acid sequence MTSDAYLTKEHLAGFDNYKYNAKDTSPLSIYVMHPFWNWLVEYFPKWIAPNLMTFAGFLFTVANFVMLSWYDWGFWASTDLENTTPVPNWFWVVAAVNIFLAYTLDGIDGKQARRIKLSGPLGELFDHGLDSYSAFFIPACLYSIFGRGPTSVPPIRMYYIMWTIFFNFYLSHWEKYNTGVLYLPWGYDLGMWGSVLMYLATWMFGYQLWKVDLPWGVSAGQLMELCLHVSAMSNLPMVVYNMYRSYKDRTGKMRTMKEAMRPLFTYGSFMFVCLLWVFVSPSDIMNRDPRAVYIMTGTIFSNISCRLIVSQMSNTTAETFNWMTGVLCAAIVMSLTMPLLERPILYLLVIGSSLAHWHYGSGVVQQMCVHFNRRCFMVTKPEESKE is encoded by the exons ATGACCAGTGACGCTTACCTGACCAAGGAGCATCTAGCCGGGTTCGATAATTATAAG TACAATGCCAAGGACACCTCACCGCTCAGTATTTACGTTATGCATCCGTTCTGGAACTGGCTCGTAGAG TACTTTCCAAAATGGATTGCACCGAACCTGATGACGTTTGCCGGCTTCCTGTTCACGGTCGCCAACTTCGTGATGCTGTCCTGGTACGATTGGGGCTTTTGGGCGAGCACGGATCTGGAAAACACCACACCCGTGCCGAACTGGTTTTGGGTCGTGGCTGCGGTTAACATCTTCCTCGCCTACACGCTGGACGGCATCGATGGCAAGCAGGCGCGAAGAATCAAGCTGTCCGGTCCGCTCGGCGAGCTGTTCGACCATGGGCTCGACTCGTACTCGGCGTTCTTCATACCGGCCTGTCTGTACAGCATTTTTGGGCGCGGCCCAACGTCGGTGCCGCCGATACGCATGTACTACATCATGTGGACGATCTTTTTCAACTTTTATCTATCGCACTGGGAAAAGTACAACACGGGCGTGCTGTATCTGCCCTGGGGGTACGATCTCGGCATGTGG GGTTCGGTGTTGATGTACCTAGCGACGTGGATGTTTGGCTATCAGCTGTGGAAGGTGGACCTGCCCTGGGGTGTGTCGGCCGGTCAGCTGATGGAGCTGTGTCTGCACGTGAGTGCCATGTCCAATCTGCCGATGGTGGTGTACAACATGTACCGCTCGTACAAGGACCGCACCGGCAAGATGCGCACGATGAAGGAAGCGATGCGACCGCTGTTCACGTACGGCAGCTTCATGTTCGTCTGCCTGCTGTGGGTGTTTGTGTCGCCGAGCGACATCATGAACCGGGATCCGCGTGCGGTCTACATCATGACGGGGACCATTTTTAGCAACATTAGT tgTCGATTAATTGTGTCACAAATGTCCAACACGACGGCGGAAACGTTCAACTGGATGACGGGCGTACTATGCGCGGCCATCGTAATGAGCCTCACGATGCCCCTGCTCGAACGACCGATACTGTACTTGCTCGTGATCGGATCCTCGCTAGCCCATTGGCACTACGGTTCCGGGGTG GTGCAGCAAATGTGTGTACACTTTAACCGACGGTGCTTTATGGTGACGAAACCGGAAGAATCCAAAGAATAG
- the LOC121597005 gene encoding U3 small nucleolar ribonucleoprotein protein MPP10 yields MVKAMTASSLPAGTQLDLKSYVKEFRKHTKHPENFMKVQKPLAKKLKQFVKEIYDRGTKNATVAQDGPALPYLDELVTEEMDDEQIWQQLELKNDHFIDQDLKKFLEVVSKNEKCLQLPFTAKTQSEVGDDSGAGSSGEEMDDSDEENEANGDGMESEEEEEDEQDEEMDSDEECTEKKSKKLKKKDKNGKKKKKQPKGKKSVVDDRFFKLDDMARFLDEEDERERRRQYGLAEKNPLIEVDYFDEHTGEDDGDISDLKYSDFFEDEEDEDDDTDEDDDEEEKDDDVEEEEEDASAAEEEDEDEDDEDDEDDKDESPDGKKDEEEGELSDEAEVERNRKLRYEIYKEENGMSPPRSENPAKKAVIDQPGSSDSESEEEKAPDGPKSSYELRQEKLKEKISKMEASMLKDKPWQLKGEISAETRPKNSLLEEVLQYEHTTRPAPVVTEDTTMRLEDIIKQRIRNKAFDDVERKVRPPDNPREYRKQLVLDGEKSKLSLAQVYEQDYLKQLELANPDAAAQAGEEEEPKEHKEIRSMMKVVLAQLDALSNFHYTPRPAAPELKILTNTPAISMEEVAPVATSDATLLAPEEVHRRPKGDVMSKDERTKTDQNRERRLKKRFQREKYRRETEREQRQLEKASASGLAKQNRALQTSLLKKVTKAKNVQQMAETSTGPSKSSTAFFSQLQDEVRSQVKAKTDGTKKKKKNTENLIASNFKL; encoded by the exons ATGGTTAAAGCAATGACGGCATCTTCGCTGCCGGCGGGCACGCAGCTCGACCTAAAATCATACGTCAAAGAGTTCCGCAAGCACACCAAACATCCGGAGAATTTTATGAA GGTGCAGAAACCGCTGGCGAAAAAGTTAAAGCAGTTCGTGAAGGAAATCTACGATCGGGGCACGAAAAATGCCACCGTCGCTCAGGATGGGCCGGCCCTGCCGTACCTGGACGAGCTCGTCACGGAGGAGATGGACGACGAGCAGATCTGGCAACAGCTGGAGCTGAAGAACGATCACTTTATCGATCAAGATTTGAAAAAGTTTCTGGAGGTGGTttcgaaaaacgaaaaatgtTTGCAGCTACCTTTCACCGCCAAAACGCAATCGGAGGTGGGTGATGATTCCGGGGCGGGTTCGTCCGGCGAGGAGATGGACGATTCGGACGAGGAAAATGAAGCCAATGGCGATGGTATGGAgtcggaggaggaggaggaagacgaACAGGACGAAGAAATGGATTCGGACGAGGAGTGTACTGAAAAGAAGTCAAAAAAGCTGaagaaaaaggacaaaaatggcaaaaagaagaaaaagcagcCAAAGGGGAAGAAATCGGTCGTCGATGATCGGTTCTTCAAGCTGGACGATATGGCCCGGTTTTTGGACGAGGAGGATGAACGTGAACGGCGCCGACAGTACGGGTTGGCGGAGAAGAATCCACTGATCGAGGTGGACTATTTTGATGAACACACCGGCGAG GACGATGGCGATATTTCAGATTTGAAATATTCCGATTTCTTTGAAGACGAAGaagatgaggatgatgatacggatgaagatgatgatgaggaggagaaggatgatgatgtagaagaggaagaggaagatgCTAGTGCTGCGGAAgaggaggatgaggatgaagatgatgaagaCGACGAAGACGATAAAGATGAAAGTCCTGATGGTAAGAAAGATGAAGAGGAAGGCGAGCTCTCCGACGAGGCAGAAGTGGAACGCAACCGGAAGCTGCGGTACGAAATCTACAAAGAAGAAAACGGCATGTCTCCGCCTCGGTCGGAAAACCCGGCCAAAAAGGCAGTGATCGATCAACCGGGCTCGAGTGATAGCGAAAGCGAGGAGGAGAAAGCGCCGGACGGGCCCAAATCGTCGTACGAGCTGCGGCAGGAGAAGCTGAAGGAGAAGATTTCCAAAATGGAAGCCAGCATGCTGAAGGACAAACCGTGGCAGCTGAAGGGTGAAATTTCGGCCGAAACGCGACCGAAGAACTCGCTGCTGGAGGAGGTGCTGCAGTACGAGCACACCACCCGCCCGGCACCGGTCGTGACGGAGGACACGACGATGCGCCTCGAGGACATCATCAAGCAGCGCATCCGCAACAAAGCGTTCGACGATGTGGAGCGCAAGGTGCGGCCGCCGGACAATCCGCGCGAGTACCGGAAGCAGCTGGTGCTGGATGGGGAGAAGAGCAAACTGTCGCTGGCGCAGGTGTACGAGCAGGACTATCTGAAACAGCTCGAGTTAGCAAACCCAGACGCTGCAG cGCAAGCGGGCGAAGAGGAGGAACCGAAAGAGCACAAGGAAATACGGAGCATGATGAAGGTGGTGCTGGCCCAGCTCGATGCGCTCTCGAACTTCCACTACACGCCACGACCGGCCGCCCCGGAGCTGAAAATCCTCACCAACACGCCCGCCATCAGCATGGAGGAGGTTGCCCCCGTTGCAACGAGCGATGCCACCCTGCTCGCCCCGGAGGAAGTGCACCGACGACCCAAGGGCGACGTCATGTCCAAGGACGAACGCACCAAGACGGATCAGAACCGCGAGCGGCGGCTGAAGAAGCGCTTCCAGCGGGAAAAGTACCGCCGCGAAACGGAACGCGAACAGCGCCAGCTGGAAAAGGCCAGCGCGAGCGGCTTGGCCAAGCAGAACCGGGCGCTGCAAACGTCGCTGCTGAAGAAGGTCACGAAGGCAAAGAACGTGCAGCAAATGGCGGAAACTTCCACCGGTCCATCCAAATCGTCGACAGCGTTCTTTTCGCAGCTGCAAGATGAGGTCCGGTCGCAGGTGAAGGCGAAGACGGACGGgacgaaaaagaagaagaaaaacacggaAAACCTTATCGCTAGTAATTTTAAGCTGTAG
- the LOC121597006 gene encoding anamorsin homolog, translating to MNYVQENNHVLYLWAGTVGPEIEQEVNAIKTIPNVQVNVENVERLQLAEYGKSQFDVILAQVATGNSTLVTLLVKLLKPKGKCVFRDDSAASVEQARSNLLLAGFINIVASDSNVYVAEKPDYEVGSKSKLSFAKKSNVAAVWKLDDNEEEERIDDEELLDEDDKAKPTEESLRVCGTTGKRKACKDCSCGLAEELDAEAKGKALTDTSAAKSSCGSCYLGDAFRCATCPYLGMPAFKPGEKIVLTDTQMQADI from the exons ATGAATTACGTGCAAGAAAATAACCACGTCCTGTACCTGTGGGCCGGTACGGTCGGGCCCGAGATCGAGCAGGAAGTGAACGCAATCAAAACCATTCCGAACGTGCAGGTCAATGTGGAAAACGTAGAGCGCCTTCAGCTTG CCGAGTATGGAAAGTCACAGTTTGATGTAATTCTGGCCCAAGTGGCGACTGGAAATTCTACCCTCGTTACGCTGCTGGTCAAGCTGCTCAAGCCCAAGGGAAAGTGCGTGTTTCGGGATGATTCAGCAGCGAGCGTCGAACAGGCACGCTCTAATCTGCTGCTGGCGGGATTTATCAACATTGTGGCATCGGATAGTAATG TGTATGTTGCCGAGAAGCCAGACTACGAGGTGGGATCGAAATCGAAGCTATCGTTTGCGAAAAAATCTAACGTTGCCGCCGTGTGGAAGCTGGACGAcaatgaggaggaggagcgtATCGACGACGAGGAGCTACTGGATGAGGATGATAAGGCCAAACCGACGGAGGAATCGCTGAGAG TTTGTGGAACGACGGGCAAAAGGAAGGCATGCAAGGATTGTTCCTGCGGGCTGGCAGAAGAGCTGGATGCGGAAGCAAAGGGCAAAGCACTGACCGACACATCGGCGGCGAAATCCTCTTGCGGAAGT TGCTACTTGGGAGATGCGTTCCGTTGCGCCACCTGTCCATATCTGGGCATGCCGGCATTCAAACCGGGCGAGAAAATCGTGCTCACCGATACGCAAATGCAGGCGGACATTTAA